The sequence tttacaaaatactGAAAAGTTGATAACTTAAATTGGTTGTTTAGTAAGCTAATATACTAATTTGAGAAACTGAGTTGATACTTAATTTAAGGCCGATCCTAGCAGTATGGCGCATCGTAGATTCGCATTTTTTGGTAACAAAGGGGTTGTGTATATTGTCCTCTCAAGTCTGAACTCATTTCTATCTATTTTTGAAATGAAGAAACGATTTTCCAAAATGTCTATGTAAATAACGATTTTACTGCAAAGAAAACGACAATCTCGGGCATTCAGAACCGCGAAGTAAGGACACATACTATTTTTAGGCACATATTGGGTTTTTACATTAACGTCTCTTTTTAACTCtacaaaaaaactaatcttcAGTTTCACAATTCCGactatttttatagttttctctATTCGTAAAAAGGTagagaaacaaagaaggaaagagaagaagaaggaaaaacacaAATGGAagggaaagaggaagaagcaaggaggagaatgatgatgaagatcaagCTTAAGGGGACAGAAGACATAAGCCAAGAAGACATTAAAAGACAAGAAGCTTATAACATGTCTCCACGTACAAGTGctcgtggtggtggtggtggctcaGTCGGTATGATCAAGTCATCAAGCGTGAGGCAAAACTGTTTATGCGCGCCAACGACACACCCTGGCTCCTTCAGGTGCCGTTACCACCGTCGTAACGCTGGACTTGGGATGTCACGTGGCATATCCGTTCCGTCTAACCTTTCCATGTTGGTTGGAGACTCTAATTCTGGCTCTCCTAAGTGATCATCAATATGTAATGTGCTTTCTTTTTCATCAATTTAAATTCCTCGTATGTGTCTGTGTGTatataccaacaaaaaaaatgcattaaGTAGAGAAATATCTGGATATTCACTTTGCTGTTTGCACAAATGAAATAAATTCAAGTGTCGTGATTTTTGTTTGCATGCCGGATAAAGGGAGAAATTGATTAAAACGTACAAGTACCCGACAAGATCCGTCTAGCGTTCGGCCGGTAAGGTTAGAGATTTGGGCCATTTGGCCACCTATCTAGTCGACGCCAGCCGGTCGTTTAAAACGTTTAGTTTGAACAGATGGAAATATTGGGTTTCCAAATTTTATCACTCAATACGTCCCCTTTGAGAGAATAGGCTTGGAGACTCGTGGTAACGCATACATAAACGAGTAAAAAGAGTACTAAAAAGAgaacaaattataaatagtattACGTTAGCATTGGGAAATAGTACAATGATCATTCCACCAGTATGGGACATACAACACTACCTCTGTGTAGTAAATTTACATTatgataagagaagaaaaactcAAACTAATGTATCtcagaaaaaaatagtaaaaattggGTCGAGAAAGCAGTTGAGATTCAGGTAGTGGGTCGTGTCCAACTAGTTTGAGATGTACTTGTATTCCCATAGTAAACTTTCTTGGTAGATTCATCCCAGTACGCCTGCGAGAGAGAGACAAGTGAAATTGTTTTAGCGACTGCGCGTttctatatacaaaacaaacactaGTAAAATGGTGACAACTTAATTAATACCAGCCATCCAGAGGGAAGATTTGTGGAGAAGTTGGTTAGATCAGGTTTTTGCTGCTTCTCGTCAACTTTCTTAGACTTCTCGTCAGATTTGTTCTGAGACTTCTCAGCTTGTTCTTTCTTCTGAGACTTCTCGGCTCGTTCTTTCTTCCGTTTCACTTTCTCTCGCCTAATCACATCATACAAGCACAGTAACTCATGTTTTACTAGAGGACGAGATAAATTAAATTAGGCATTACACCGAGAAACTAACCAGTCACCAACGATGGGTTGGAAATTTGCGTTGTCTTTAGCCTCTCCACTCGCAATTTGTCGGGATTTCCATTCTTCGATTTCTCGTTGTCTTTTTCTATCTAGGATTCcgtaatcatcttcttcttcactatcGTTTAGCTCCTCTTTCGCAGCTTTCCACTGAGCACAAGTAGAGACACCTTTTAAGTTTTAGATCTAAGATAATCTAGAAAAAGAGGTTTGTTCGTCACGAGATTCAAGAGATAAATAACATACCTTGTCAACCAAACTCGAAACCTTTTTATTTGACCTCAATGTGGATGTAGTAGCACCCACTGTCCGCTTTTTAGGCCGTTTCACTGTTACCAAAGCCAAAGACTTA comes from Camelina sativa cultivar DH55 chromosome 19, Cs, whole genome shotgun sequence and encodes:
- the LOC104765098 gene encoding uncharacterized protein LOC104765098 — encoded protein: MEGKEEEARRRMMMKIKLKGTEDISQEDIKRQEAYNMSPRTSARGGGGGSVGMIKSSSVRQNCLCAPTTHPGSFRCRYHRRNAGLGMSRGISVPSNLSMLVGDSNSGSPK